One Phaseolus vulgaris cultivar G19833 chromosome 2, P. vulgaris v2.0, whole genome shotgun sequence DNA window includes the following coding sequences:
- the LOC137811014 gene encoding endochitinase-like, whose translation MKLHTFALALLAYILVTSSYFRSAVGDDVGSVISASLFEQLLKHRNDQACEGKGFYSYNAFITAARSYGAFGTTGDSNTRKREVAAFLAQTSHETTGGSPTSPDGPYAWGYCFVTERDKSNRYCDGNAPCPAGKSYYGRGPIQLTHNYNYNQAGRALGVDLINNPDLVARDAVVSFKTALWFWMTPQGNKPSCHDVITNRWTPSSADVAANRAPGFGVITNIINGGLECGKGPTPASGDRIGFYKRYCDTFKVTYGPNLNCRDQRPFG comes from the exons ATGAAATTACACACTTTTGCCTTAGCGTTATTAGCCTATATCCTAGTAACCTCATCGTATTTTCGAAGTGCTGTTGGTGATGATGTTGGAAGTGTAATCAGTGCTTCTCTGTTTGAGCAATTACTAAAACACCGAAATGATCAAGCTTGTGAGGGCAAGGGTTTCTACAGCTACAATGCTTTTATCACTGCTGCCAGATCCTATGGTGCGTTTGGTACCACGGGTGATTCCAACACTCGTAAGAGGGAGGTTGCAGCTTTTCTGGCTCAAACATCTCATGAAACCACAG GAGGATCACCAACTTCGCCAGATGGACCATATGCATGGGGTTATTGCTTTGTGACAGAAAGAGATAAATCCAACAGGTACTGTGATGGGAATGCACCATGTCCCGCAGGAAAATCATACTATGGTCGAGGGCCAATTCAACTGACACA CAACTACAACTATAATCAAGCTGGAAGAGCCCTAGGAGTGGACTTGATAAACAATCCAGACTTGGTGGCAAGAGATGCAGTGGTATCATTCAAGACAGCCCTATGGTTCTGGATGACCCCACAGGGTAATAAGCCCTCATGCCATGATGTGATCACTAACAGGTGGACCCCATCTTCTGCTGACGTGGCAGCTAACAGAGCCCCAGGTTTTGGTGTCATCACCAACATCATCAATGGTGGGCTTGAATGTGGGAAAGGTCCTACTCCAGCTTCAGGTGATAGGATAGGGTTTTACAAGAGATACTGTGACACTTTTAAGGTCACATATGGTCCTAACTTGAATTGCAGAGACCAAAGACCTTTTGGTTAA